A window from Kluyveromyces lactis strain NRRL Y-1140 chromosome E complete sequence encodes these proteins:
- the IRC19 gene encoding Irc19p (weakly similar to uniprot|Q07843 Saccharomyces cerevisiae YLL033W), whose protein sequence is MVLIKSRKSIVTATNVCINSSSKFYLTEEQVQSLGDKEFLTASYRRFLRMRQFISKRQMVKESYTTYLRYKFKIEDFELKRSKLLSVSGMSAMDFRSSVQKSLCFLIKAFSISDAYSKDMIDDSHKCKKIIKNLLTVDYHRNRIINRSSNMYQYYRKDFTFFTDGQNIGLKQFEENLMRLNECLGTRL, encoded by the coding sequence ATGGTGCTCATCAAATCTAGGAAATCCATTGTCACTGCCACGAATGTGTGCATCAAttcatcttccaaattTTACCTTACAGAAGAACAGGTTCAGTCACTTGGAGACAAAGAGTTCTTGACTGCATCTTATAGAAGATTCCTTCGAATGAGACAATTCATTTCCAAAAGGCAAATGGTGAAGGAGTCATATACGACATACCTTAGGTACAAGTTCAAGATTGAGGATTTTGAATTAAAGAGAAGTAAATTACTATCTGTTTCTGGGATGAGTGCTATGGATTTTCGAAGCTCGGTCCAGAAATCCCTCTGTTTTCTTATCAAGGCGTTCTCGATTAGTGATGCCTACTCTAAAGACATGATTGATGACTCTCATAAATGTAAAAAGATTATAAAAAATTTGTTGACTGTTGACTATCATCGGAATAGAATTATCAATCGATCAAGCAATATGTATCAATATTATAGAAAGGATTTCACATTTTTCACTGATGGTCAAAATATTGGGTTGAAGCAATTCGAAGAGAATCTAATGCGACTTAATGAGTGCTTAGGAACAAGAttataa
- the RIM101 gene encoding alkaline-responsive transcriptional regulator RIM101 (weakly similar to uniprot|P33400 Saccharomyces cerevisiae YHL027W) codes for MSPIAHLLNASTGTDSGSHLRDIHGHHDSHDHGSEEQAVSPLSPRSYPSPRSNSSSSCEESQSSAGVLANIHTGPASPHGKACVASSPLSTTGMRSASTPSSSDEDTVHLHRCQWKGCSLEFTSPELLYHHLCQDHVGRKSQKNLQLNCQWGDCQTKTVKRDHITSHLRVHVQLKPFACSTCNKKFKRPQDLKKHLKVHNEELSLLKKKRGPKPSNKLGKISNDRSRAHQRFTLPSISLDKFIHEEVKTQQPVYSQQLAEKMAIVLLLPVNNNNATSPPSASSASSTAVSPNLVSHHMVLPYQTQQRPLVGHGAELRSAVGFFNNLSMDMSRNYANNNLPTANLGPNPVPAPQSYPLIPKLPSISARPNVGAPPPVLSVFNRFDTHQTSPSSSSSAFYPQHYSNNYSLHQRTALLDAEANEDIPEKDNVSLEESFTSLNLSSEEQDLELFYETYSTVKLVKDYLLCELMEELDEFKEEEEEQGFTSFDEFSDSKECVIEGRIPSNKISLSKYPQVVI; via the coding sequence ATGTCACCTATCGCACACTTATTGAATGCCAGTACCGGCACTGATTCAGGTAGTCATTTGCGCGATATCCATGGTCATCACGATAGTCACGATCACGGTTCGGAGGAGCAGGCTGTCAGTCCTTTGTCTCCTCGCTCGTATCCATCTCCTCGCAGCAACAGCAGTAGTAGCTGCGAAGAGAGTCAATCCTCAGCTGGGGTTCTAGCTAACATTCATACCGGACCGGCTTCCCCTCATGGAAAGGCATGTGTTGCGTCTTCACCCCTTTCCACCACTGGTATGAGATCTGCCTCTACGCCTTCTAGCTCTGACGAAGATACTGTTCATTTGCACCGCTGCCAATGGAAAGGCTGTAGTTTGGAGTTCACTTCTCCCGAACTactttatcatcatctttgCCAAGATCATGTTGGCCGTAAATCACAGAAGAATTTGCAACTGAACTGTCAATGGGGCGATTGTCAGACTAAAACAGTTAAAAGAGACCATATCACGTCTCATTTGAGAGTTCATGTGCAATTAAAACCTTTCGCTTGCTCCACTTGTAataaaaaattcaaaagacCTCAAGATTTAAAGAAACATTTGAAGGTACATAACGAAGAACTTTCActactgaaaaaaaaacgtGGTCCGAAGCCATCCAATAAGCTGggaaagatttcaaatgaCAGATCCCGTGCTCATCAGAGATTCACTTTACCATCtatttctttggataaattTATTCACGAGGAGGTGAAGACTCAACAACCCGTGTACTCTCAACAATTGGCAGAAAAGATGGCCATCGTCCTGCTGTTACCTGTTAATAACAACAACGCAACTTCCCCTCCTTCTGCGTCTTCTGCTTCGTCCACTGCAGTTTCCCCGAACTTGGTATCGCACCATATGGTTCTTCCTTACCAAACCCAGCAACGTCCTCTCGTGGGTCACGGTGCTGAATTGAGATCCGCTGTTggattcttcaataatttaTCCATGGATATGTCTAGAAACTATGCTAACAATAACCTACCGACCGCTAACTTGGGTCCTAACCCGGTACCTGCACCACAATCATACCCACTAATCCCTAAGTTGCCCAGTATTTCAGCCAGGCCAAATGTTGGAGCTCCACCTCCGGTATTGTCCGTATTCAACAGGTTTGATACACATCAAACATCtccttcttcatcatcatcagcaTTCTATCCTCAACACTACTCGAATAATTACAGCCTACACCAAAGAACTGCGCTGTTGGATGCTGAGGCTAACGAAGATATCCCCGAAAAGGACAACGTATCTTTGGAGGAGTCATTCACTTCGTTAAATCTATCCTCAGAAGAGCAAGACTTGGAATTATTCTACGAAACCTATTCAACTGTCAAGTTAGTTAAAGATTATTTGTTATGCGAACTTATGGAGGAGTTAgatgaattcaaagaggaagaggaagagcAAGGCTTTACGtcatttgatgaatttagTGACTCCAAAGAATGTGTCattgaaggaagaattCCGTCGAACAAGATATCTCTATCAAAATATCCTCAGGTTGTGATATAG
- the GRC3 gene encoding polynucleotide 5'-hydroxyl-kinase (similar to uniprot|Q9P4W6 Saccharomyces cerevisiae YLL035W GRC3 Protein of unknown function required for cell growth and possibly involved in rRNA processing mRNA is cell cycle regulated): MSEDILTYTANTDSDDSDVEQREIEKKYKTSSETPVVQLYDGDDYDNDDIRETNGNDFPNEEDESNQLYSPVVDMNFFTLSDECTEVIICLEKNQHLLICGQFNLQIIKGGITYNNVHYNSGYKNWEFWHPACNAISPIVSSFYAGWESKLFLNREYQHFTTQIESYDCVLKISNGCNITELSSLLPELRDMWGPLNISLLPGIARKQLTFNIISKISDSVRILDISTEWSTVIDEMRIFHANSSQDMRVMVIGGKNSGKSTLMRLLVQKFLHSNNDLSYEAIHYLDIDPGQPEYSPPESISWNKVDPKSMSLGQHLCQGRFTTIKQHFIGSSSPQDWPETYSNAVESLLKEWQTENFMGTSFLNIPGWIKGFGVKIINHALDHFKPTHIIFLSYNGLPFSSEIKVPDAFSTTQRSTYKPIILQLHSPAVGKHISHALQRFNAAKIRQFKITAYLHKKYDRNFVINPLVMQKPQLTSIGNRGIVGFEFLQYSNSSLYHDDIKLSLDGTVVALHRADSTPDVLFKGIFPVMKNYSKINTEFVGLALIHSIDLEQSLIYMYIPENLFRALRETENKWVLVRGKTETPICELYPNNGIFKSEVDIPYVSLYQKKRHEHVWKVRKNVMRRGHHMK; encoded by the coding sequence ATGTCTGAAGATATTCTAACATACACCGCGAACACCGATTCAGACGATTCAGATGTGGaacaaagagaaatcgaaaagaaatacaagACTTCTAGCGAAACGCCAGTAGTGCAACTCTACGATGGAGATGACTATGACAATGATGATATCAGGGAAACGAATGGGAATGACTTTCCtaacgaagaagatgaatcAAACCAGCTGTATTCGCCCGTTGTTGACATGAACTTCTTCACTCTATCCGATGAGTGTACTGAAGTTATAATATGCttagaaaagaatcaacacCTTCTAATATGCGGTCAGTTCAATCTACAAATTATAAAAGGCGGGATTACATATAACAACGTTCATTATAACAGTGGTTATAAAAACTGGGAATTCTGGCATCCCGCTTGTAATGCAATTTCGCCAATAGTGTCTTCTTTTTATGCCGGTTGGGAATCTAAATTGTTTCTTAACCGAGAATATCAACATTTCACAACACAGATCGAAAGCTACGACTGCGTCCTAAAAATCAGCAATGGCTGCAATATAACAGAATTATCTAGTTTATTACCTGAGCTTAGAGATATGTGGGGTCCtttgaatatttcattgCTACCGGGAATTGCCAGAAAGCAACTAACGTTCAACATTATCAGTAAAATTTCCGATTCTGTAAGAATATTGGATATATCAACCGAATGGTCAACAGTCATCGATGAAATGCGTATATTCCACGCTAACTCGTCACAAGATATGAGGGTCATGGTAATAGGAGGTAAGAACTCAGGAAAATCCACTTTGATGCGGCTTCTTGTCCAAAAATTTTTGCATAGTAACAACGATCTATCATATGAAGCCATACACTACCTTGATATTGATCCTGGTCAGCCAGAGTACTCGCCACCTGAAAGCATATCATGGAATAAAGTAGACCCGAAATCTATGTCCTTAGGCCAACATCTTTGCCAAGGAAGATTCACAACCATAAAACAGCATTTCATAGGATCCTCATCACCTCAGGATTGGCCAGAAACATACTCTAACGCTGTAGAATcacttttgaaagagtGGCAGACAGAGAATTTCATGGGGACATCATTTTTAAATATTCCTGGGTGGATTAAAGGATTTGGTGTTAAAATTATCAACCATGCACTTGACCATTTCAAGCCAACTCACATCATATTTCTATCTTATAATGGGCTGCCCTTTTCGTCCGAAATTAAAGTCCCTGACGCTTTCAGTACAACTCAGCGGTCAACTTACAAACCTATAATACTACAATTGCATTCTCCTGCTGTGGGTAAACACATATCCCATGCTTTACAAAGATTTAACGCAGCTAAAATCAGGCAGTTCAAGATTACAGCATATTTACATAAAAAATATGACCGAAATTTTGTAATCAATCCATTGGTCATGCAGAAACCTCAACTAACTTCTATTGGCAACCGCGGTATAGTTGGTTTTGAGTTTCTCCAATATTCCAATAGCTCTTTGTATCACGATGATATCAAACTATCTTTAGATGGGACGGTCGTTGCTCTTCATAGGGCAGATAGTACCCCAGACGTGCTATTCAAGGGCATATTCCCagtgatgaagaattaCTCAAAAATTAACACTGAATTTGTGGGACTTGCTTTGATTCATTCTATTGATCTTGAACAGTCCCTCATCTACATGTATATTCCTGAGAACCTCTTTCGGGCCTTAAGAGAAACGGAAAACAAATGGGTCTTAGTACGTGGAAAGACGGAAACACCCATCTGCGAGTTATACCCAAATAATGGCATATTCAAAAGTGAAGTTGATATTCCATACGTTTCTCTTTACCAAAAGAAGAGACATGAACACGTATGGAAAGTAAGAAAAAATGTGATGAGAAGAGGACATCACATGAAATGA
- the RIX7 gene encoding putative AAA family ATPase RIX7 (highly similar to uniprot|Q07844 Saccharomyces cerevisiae YLL034C RIX7 Putative ATPase of the AAA family required for export of pre-ribosomal large subunits from the nucleus distributed between the nucleolus nucleoplasm and nuclear periphery depending on growth conditions): MVKPRPRKNGLSQSLETKISDLIYRMLDEKSLEKQRENAKKRELLERSDVQSDDSSLEELNTELADIFLAKDLRFPEVLAFCQSKDLSLQRVKKVLLEKTIQKALLQVIDDELEEMGPLMDQEKPESNEEVLSDKNLMFTPNSNDLNKDITSQWQVSKLEKEETTEGKKLIKKRAKDEPKDKIKRQKKDDRSPPSSNLSTLGGMDDVIAQLMELIGLPILHPEIYSATGVEPPRGVLLHGPPGCGKTSIANALAGELQVPFISISAPSVVSGMSGESEKKIRELFDEAKSLAPCLVFFDEIDAITPKRDGGAQREMERRIVAQLLTSMDELSFEKMEGKPVIVIGATNRPDSLDAALRRAGRFDREICLNVPNETSRYFILKKMASSLKIDGEIDFIKLAKLTPGFVGADLKALITAAGTCAIKRIFQNYAGSNDVDMDIDIDAETQLKNTANMIDPLPLSIIQRFIDNFPDALTAEQLQGLFIKYEDFLKALPTIQPTAKREGFATVPDVTWSSVGALDKIRIELNMAIVQPIKRPELYEKVGISAPAGVLLWGPPGCGKTLLAKAVANESRANFISIKGPELLNKYVGESERAIRQVFNRARASVPCIIFFDELDALVPRRDASLSESSSRVVNTLLTELDGLNDRRGIFVVGATNRPDMIDPAMLRPGRLDKTLFIELPNFEEKVDIMRTLIRSNGTPIADDVDINRIVNDERCKNFSGADIAALVRESSVLALKRNFFKTDEIMSVGENNLDKEFEDLTTNSPTEDVIVYMKDFENALKKVKPSVSDKDRTRYDRLNKRMGWNDSSDGSE, from the coding sequence ATGGTAAAACCTAGGCCCAGAAAGAATGGCTTAAGCCAATCTTTAGAAACTAAAATAAGTGATCTAATATACCGTATGCTAGATGAAAAATCTTTGGAGAAGCAGCGTGAGaatgcaaaaaaaagagaattattggaaagaaGTGATGTTCAATCTGATGACAGCAGTTTAGAGGAGTTAAACACTGAACTGGCAGATATATTTTTAGCAAAGGATCTTCGTTTTCCTGAAGTACTTGCATTTTGTCAAAGCAAAGATTTGTCTCTTCAAAGAGTTAAAAAGGTGCTACTAGAAAAAACTATCCAGAAGGCATTGCTACAAGTGATTGATGACGAGTTAGAGGAAATGGGACCATTAATGGACCAGGAGAAGCCTGAATCGAATGAAGAGGTTCTATCTGATAAAAATCTAATGTTTACACCTAATTCGAACGATTTAAATAAAGACATTACATCCCAATGGCAGGTTTCAAAATTAGAGAAAGAGGAGACAACTGAAGGAAAGAAGCtgatcaagaaaagagCAAAAGACGAGCCCAAGGACAAGATTAAgagacaaaaaaaagatgatagGTCACCTCCAAGTTCCAATTTGTCAACTTTGGGGGGAATGGACGATGTGATTGCTCAATTAATGGAGCTTATTGGATTACCGATATTACATCCAGAAATATATTCTGCCACCGGAGTTGAACCACCTAGAGGTGTACTCTTGCATGGCCCACCAGGGTGTGGTAAGACATCAATAGCAAATGCCTTAGCTGGTGAGTTGCAGGTACCCTTTATTTCCATATCTGCTCCATCGGTAGTGAGCGGGATGTCTGGAGAAAGTGAGAAAAAGATTCGAGAGCTATTCGATGAAGCAAAATCATTAGCACCATGCCTAGTATTTTTTGACGAAATCGACGCCATTACTCCCAAACGAGATGGTGGTGCTCAAAgggaaatggaaagaagaattgttGCCCAGTTATTGACATCTATGGATGAATTGTCATTTGAGAAAATGGAGGGCAAACCAGTGATTGTAATAGGTGCAACAAACAGACCTGATTCTTTGGATGCAGCACTAAGGAGGGCTGGCAGATTTGACAGAGAAATATGCCTCAATGTGCCAAATGAGACATCTAGGTACTTtatcttgaagaaaatggcCTCCAGTTTAAAGATCGACGGCgaaattgattttatcAAACTAGCAAAGCTTACACCAGGATTCGTAGGAGCAGATTTGAAAGCTTTAATAACTGCTGCAGGAACATGCGcaatcaaaagaatatttcaaaacTATGCTGGATCCAATGATGTTGACATGGATATCGATATAGATGCAGAAACCCAATTAAAGAACACAGCAAATATGATTGATCCTCTTCCACTCTCCATTATTCAGCGCTTTATAGATAACTTCCCAGACGCTTTGACAGCGGAACAGCTTCAAGGTTTATTCATAAAATATGAAGACTTTTTAAAAGCTTTGCCTACCATCCAGCCTACTGCTAAGAGAGAAGGGTTTGCCACTGTGCCTGATGTCACATGGTCCAGTGTCGGTGCTTTAGATAAAATTCGTATTGAATTGAACATGGCTATCGTACAACCGATCAAAAGACCAGAGCTTTACGAGAAAGTTGGTATTAGTGCGCCAGCAGGTGTTCTTTTATGGGGACCTCCAGGTTGTGGTAAGACTCTTTTAGCTAAAGCTGTTGCTAATGAATCCAGAGCAAACTTTATCTCCATCAAGGGTCCTGAACTATTAAACAAATACGTTGGTGAATCAGAGAGGGCAATAAGACAAGTATTCAACAGAGCACGTGCATCCGTACCATGTATAATATTCTTCGATGAATTAGATGCTCTCGTTCCAAGAAGAGATGCGTCTTTGTCGGAGTCATCTTCTCGTGTTGTTAATACCTTACTAACAGAATTGGATGGTTTAAACGATAGGAGAGGAATATTCGTTGTAGGCGCGACGAATAGACCAGATATGATAGACCCAGCGATGCTAAGACCAGGGAGACTCGATAAAACCCTTTTCATAGAATTACCaaatttcgaagaaaagGTCGATATTATGAGAACTTTGATTAGATCAAACGGAACTCCAATTGCAGACGACGTAGATATAAACAGGATTGTTAATGATGAACGTTGCAAGAACTTTTCGGGTGCAGATATCGCCGCACTGGTCCGAGAATCATCCGTCCTGGCTCTCAAACGAAACTTTTTCAAAACTGATGAAATCATGTCAGTAGGGGAGAACAACCTAGACAAAGAATTCGAAGATCTCACAACAAACTCTCCAACTGAAGATGTAATTGTCTATATGAAAGATTTCGAAAACGCTTTAAAGAAAGTAAAACCCTCCGTCAGTGATAAGGATAGAACTAGATATGACAGACTAAACAAAAGGATGGGATGGAACGATTCTTCAGATGGGTCTGAATGA